A window of Pseudomonadota bacterium genomic DNA:
TACCGGACCTTTCGGTGGCCCGAGGTATTTTCCGTCGAGGTACTCTCCGACGATCTTTTTACCTCCGGCAAAGGTGAACGTGCCCGTGCCATCGGTGATGTCGTTCTTCCATTCTCCGAAGCACTCGTCTCCGTTTGTGAAGAGGCCCTTTCCTTTTCCGTGCTTCTGGTCTCTTACCCAATCTCCTACGTAACGGTCGCCTGTTGGATTTGTGCCCTCACCCCAGCCGTTTCTCTCGTCGTCCTTCCACTCGCCCTCATACTTCTCGCCATTCGGCCAGGTCGCGGTTCCTTGCCCGTTCCTTCTATCATTCGCCCAGTGGCCGACGTACTTCTCACCGCTTGGGGTGATTTGTGTACCTTGTCCGTTCCTCTTGCTGTCTTTCCACTGCCCGGTGTACCTGGTCCCGTCCGGCTCGGTCAGCACTCCGTACCCATCCCTTTCGTTCAACTTCCATTGCCCCACGTACTTTCCACCATCGGTCCAGATATAGGTCCCTTGTCCGTGGCGCAGCCCGTCCTTCCACTCCCCAATATATTTGTGGCCGTTTTCATAGGTATGCGCGCCATGGCCGCCCTTGAGTCCGTCGACGTCACCACAGGCAGGAAACACCAGCGCAACCAGAACCGCACTCAGAAATAGGGGAACGGTCCTTAATGTTTTATTCATGGTGTCCGCGATCTCCTATCATCTCACCGGCCCCGGTATCGGCGGCATCTACGACCGAAAACTCTGTCGGAAGGGCGAGTGCGTCCCACTCGACGGCAGCAAGGATGTCTTCATCGACCCACAACCCGATCTCGGACGTGCGCCTGCCGACATGGTCGATGAACTCCACGCCTCGCACCACCGTCGTTGTTGGCCCCGATGGCGCGGGCAATGTTGCGATCATACCGGGCTTGATCGTGCCCGAGGCGATGTCTCCCACGATGACGCGACCCCGCGACGCGAGTT
This region includes:
- a CDS encoding molecular chaperone Tir, which gives rise to MNKTLRTVPLFLSAVLVALVFPACGDVDGLKGGHGAHTYENGHKYIGEWKDGLRHGQGTYIWTDGGKYVGQWKLNERDGYGVLTEPDGTRYTGQWKDSKRNGQGTQITPSGEKYVGHWANDRRNGQGTATWPNGEKYEGEWKDDERNGWGEGTNPTGDRYVGDWVRDQKHGKGKGLFTNGDECFGEWKNDITDGTGTFTFAGGKKIVGEYLDGKYLGPPKGPVPKEDR